GCCCATATTTGGCAACGCAATAAGCATCAACAGTTCCACGGCCATCCTTGTTCTTTGTAGGCTGCAAACCTTCTGCACTCAAGATCCCCAACTCTAGTACTCCTATTGGAGGAGTCCATAACACCTTAGACGATGCCCTCAAATCACTATTGTAGTAGGTTGATTCATCGAGCACGTGATAACCACCATCAAAAGAGACCCTCAAATGAAGCCTACTATTAAGCCTCACTACCTTCGCTTCTTCACCAGTAACGACAGTCTTCTCAAGACCATACCAACTATGACTCACCGGTATAggcttctctctcttctccaccATTTGTAAAGGAACAACACACCTGCCTAAACACTCATCCTTATTAGCACCCAATTTGTCTTCCACACTCAAAATCAAAGGCTCGTCAAATGGCTCGGCCACAACGAACATTAAATCCTCATTCCAAGTTGGATTCACACTCTTATTTGGTGAAACTCTACTCCTCAACACAATTGTTCCAAGAATTCCCTTAACATAAGCTTCAGGTCTTCGGTTCTGATCTCTAAGCACCAAATCTTGAGCTTCAATCACATTAACCCTCAGATACCAAAGTCTAGGTGAATGATATACCTTGGAGCGAGTGTTGGCAACATGTTCACCACTGATTGCAAGAACATCAGAATACCAAGCATCAGAAAATGCATCGTCTGCTTGATTCCCCATCCAAATAGCCAACATCAACTCTCCTTGAACGTGAAGCCCATTTCGAGCCTCTAATCTGTGCCATTCTGGTGCCAGTGGACTATTTGGTGGAACTCTGCTGGGCACCTCACTTACATCAAACAAAACCCTGCCAAGTATTTCATCATTTACAAACTCCCTATTCCTCACTAAAATCTCCCCCATTGTGGCCTGAATCCGATCTTTTGAAAAAGCAAATACCTGGTTCCATTCAGGATTAGGATTCTTCTCAACGTACTTTGTTGTTCCCTTGTATTTCCCAATCTTTACTTCCACAAAAGGATCACAAGTGCCATCAGCATTGATACCTGGCAAACCCTTAGCACTTACCACTCTTACATACAGAATGTGCATTTGCTCCACAAGATCAAATGTTGTTGTGAGATAGTCATTGCTTAACACTCTTCCACCTCTAATATTTGGGGATGTCTCCTTGAGAGAGTAGTCCGCTGAGGGcatttgtgggttttgtttcGGCGGCATCTTCACGGAAAAAACTGCAAGAAATTACATTTTGGAAGTGTTATACAGTAAGCAAACATTTCATCAGGATTGAAATTCAATTATAATTTTGAGATTAATTATTCAAAAACCCAATAATCTGAAGAATAAAGCATAACATAATAGTGAGAATAGATGAAATCTACATTTTAATATGAtctaaaaaaattccaaaagaattaaaaaaaaaatgattacgCTGCTGAATGCACGTTAGTTAAAAATTGACTTATTTCATGAATTTTTAGCAGtaaaaattcatttttataATAGAGTAAAGAAAGCTCCTATTTCATAAGAGGAGACGGCGAGACGCCATAGATCtcaacaaaacaatcaaagCAAGTAAGGGCTATGGCCTTCTTTCTGCTGTCCGGTCATTGATGTTCAATGTGAATGCCCACAAAGAACCACAGATAACCGGGTaacaaaatgataaatataGAATTTCATATTAAAACTCAGTTAACATTAGCAAGACAAAAAGCATCCTAAAGATGATCAAACAGAGAAGGAAAGCATGCATGAAACTCTAGAGGAAAAGTGGTTACCTGAGATACAGGAGTGGAAGAACCGAAGAAGGCACACACAAAGGTGAGAAATGCAAAGATTTTAGTCATTGGCAAATGAAAAGGTGATTATTGCCAAG
The window above is part of the Tripterygium wilfordii isolate XIE 37 chromosome 3, ASM1340144v1, whole genome shotgun sequence genome. Proteins encoded here:
- the LOC119989750 gene encoding FT-interacting protein 3-like, which translates into the protein MPPKQNPQMPSADYSLKETSPNIRGGRVLSNDYLTTTFDLVEQMHILYVRVVSAKGLPGINADGTCDPFVEVKIGKYKGTTKYVEKNPNPEWNQVFAFSKDRIQATMGEILVRNREFVNDEILGRVLFDVSEVPSRVPPNSPLAPEWHRLEARNGLHVQGELMLAIWMGNQADDAFSDAWYSDVLAISGEHVANTRSKVYHSPRLWYLRVNVIEAQDLVLRDQNRRPEAYVKGILGTIVLRSRVSPNKSVNPTWNEDLMFVVAEPFDEPLILSVEDKLGANKDECLGRCVVPLQMVEKREKPIPVSHSWYGLEKTVVTGEEAKVVRLNSRLHLRVSFDGGYHVLDESTYYNSDLRASSKVLWTPPIGVLELGILSAEGLQPTKNKDGRGTVDAYCVAKYGQKWVRTRTIVDSFAPKWNEQYTWEVYDPCTVITVGIFENFHIKGDGGVVAKDPRIGKVRIRLSTLQTDRIYTHSYPLLVLQNTGVKKMGEIQLAVRFTCTSLLNMLQTYTEPLLPKMHYVYPLTVYQLDSLRHQATYTISMRLGRAEPPLRKEVVEYMLDVGANIWSLRRGKANFARIIRLFNVFVMFHLWFNEICKWKNAIKTIATHFLLMVMVFLPRLILPTFFLCLFSVGIWNYRKRPRYPPHMDTQLSYADTAQNDELDEEFDTFPSSKGGEVLKARYDRLRCIAGRMQTVLGDLATQGERVQSLLTWRDPRATFMFVIFCLIAAIVIYVIPFRVMIISVGFYTLRHPKFRINIPSVPQNFLRRLPAKTDSLL